In the genome of Malania oleifera isolate guangnan ecotype guangnan chromosome 5, ASM2987363v1, whole genome shotgun sequence, the window aagacttgaaagcttgcacgattttatttgataaatcttttgcaaacaTCCCCAAATACTTTATAAACTAATATGcaatgcatttgctcaactcttgttcAATGAACTTGTGTGAAACAAtatcgcaagagttacaatagttcCTACCCTTAAACACTCCCTATTACTATATGACTTTATTGGATATGTTTGAGTTGTTCCAAGTGAGTGTCCACTTTGATATTTCCTACTTGAAAGTCCACtcgatctttgcatttgatccaGTACCTTTATGTCTTTACCACTTACACCTGTACTAACTTGATCTGCAGAGATAGGTTAATTTGGAACTACAAAGTAGgttgatattttcaaaatacatcaATTATGATTACGTAGCCACTAAAACTAACATAAGTGATAAGTGTTTTAAGTAACTTTTTCAAGTGCTTCCAAACATGGGCTTAGCCTTATGCCTCTTCCAAATTTCAAAAGGAGTATGTAattttagtcttttttttttttgtactattATATTCTATATAAGATCACAAGCAtctaaaattgttttttttttttaaaaaaattaaaggatGCACCGTTTGAAATTCACTTTTTTAAAAATCCTTTCCAAATtccaaattaatcctaattaCTCATGATTTCTACGTGTCTATAACTCATATAACACAAAATGAGTAcatcaaaaattttaataacaaAACACATAATCAGAACTTGAATATACTTTATTGTCATTCTCAACCCTCAATTTAACTATACCATCACAAACATAATCTTTTCCTACAGATGTTCTATTTTTTTGCTGCATTTGAGAGCATGCACCTTAGATTTTGATTTGGATGGATTTGGATAACAATGTTGCATTACATTTTATCGAAGTCCACACAAATTCATAACAAACTCTCTCTCAAACACAAGGTTAATGGTCATACTTAATTAAGATTCCATAGTTTGCTTAGGCATAACCTCATTGTGAACAAAATTTGACATCACATTTTTTCTCATTGAAGAAGTGTAACACAAGTCCATCAATATCAACACTATTACAAAAGTAAATTTCAATCCAATGTCACTACAACTAAGAACTTGCCAGTAAACAAAATCATCAAGTTGCATAGTTTTAGAGGCTCCTCAATAAGAACGCATATTCTGAAACTACTTTGTATTAGAACGTATACTCCTAGTATATGAATCTGCCCATCACCCTTcgataatattattaatggtgACAATTCTCACCAATGACTCCTCCATGACATTTGCTTGAAGAATTTCACATTTTTAAAAGTCCCAGTTAAGTAATATTATTATTCTgccataaacaaaataaatatttttattttatttattataattagaGTTAAATGATAAGTTAGTCGTTGTActtttagttaaaatatatttAGTCCATATACTTTCAATTTGTACAATTAAGAACTTGTACTTgatattttattcaattaaattTGTCATCTAATCTAGTTTAATGGTTAATGAATTGTAGAATTGAATTAATGGAAGATCCTTCTGAGTTTACCCCTTCAATTAGTTGGCTCATTTGAGGCCCCTATATTATTAGTTacgaaaaattatatatattattttaaaattattttatactaattttacgGTCATAATTACTTCATGATGAATaaaattttttgagattttttcaaAACAATAAACTTATTAAGAATAACAGTGATATAATGTGTAATATCGATTCTATACTTTATTACGTGagctattttataaaatttaatgataattttagatttaattaAGATGACAAAAATAattgaatgaaaattttttttaagtgaTCATCTGACAAAATATTATACTTGGCAAAAATTAAATTTACCATCTTTGAATCATcattactttcttaattttttgagATAGTCAAATgtcaatttaaaatattaaagagTAAAATACAATCCCACAAAATTTCAACGAATTGAAATGACGCCGCTAAGCGGACAGATTCCTTTGACGTCGTTTTTCTGCGGTAACCATGACAAACGACGACGTTTTTGGGGCTCAGAAGCCAGACCGAGTCCGCTCCCGATTCTAACGAGCGCAAAGACGCGCCCAAAATCGTGCAGCGCACCGAAGCGAAGTCTGCTGAACGGAGAACAAGTCGCTCTCTTCCTCTGGAAGCTTTTGCAGAATTTAGTACCTCAGGACACTGGCTGCTCGCTCTCTCTCATTGTTGGTGTGTGTGGAATGGCAAGCAAGCTGAAAGTAGATGAGCTCCGAACCGAGCTTGCCCAGCGCGGGCTCAGTACCAGCGGAACCAAGTCCACCCTGGTATGCCCCCTTTGTGTGTGTCCATGTTTATGGGTGTGTTCTCGGATGACACCAATTTCTTGCAGGTTCGGAGACTAGAATCAGCTCTTCGCAAAGAAAATAAGGAGTCAACGGGCGCAGCTGATGGTTCTGTTagtaagaagagagagagagaataccaAGATGGAGATTCGAACGAGCCTGAGAAAACCAAGGCCATTGAGAAATTTCGGGACATGGGTGTTCGGCAATTGCGAGAACAAGCCACTCTCAGAGGCATTTCGGCAAATGGGTCCAAGAAGGAACTCCTTCAAAGGCTCTGTGACGCTCCGGAGAAGGATTCAGAGGACACCCATGAAGGTatcgagattttttttttttttttctttttatagtcGTTCTAAATGGAAATTGTGGAATCAATGTATGGTGTTATGGTGGCAGTTGAAGAAGAGAAGATGGAGAAGGTGGTCACGGCAACTAAAAAGGGTGCTGCGGTGTTGGATCAATGGCTTCCAGATCATATGAAGGCACAATACCATGTGCTGCAGCATGTAACTGCGCTTCCTCCTTGCACCATGTATTCTAtttattgaagttttgttggaaaattaaTGGCAGTGAGAATGATAATTGCAATTATGTGCTGCATTATTGCTTTCTTAGTTACTCATAACTATGGACtttgaattttttgtttttatgcaGCTTGATGAAATTTATGATGCCACGTTGAACCAGACAAATGTTGGAGACAACAACAACAAATTCTATGTGATTCAAGTTCTAGGTTCTTTCTAATATCCTCTATCTTTTTGTTTGTTATGGACCACTTGATTAGACGAATTTGAATACATTGATAAATTGAATGAAGTGTTGGAGTTGGAGCTTAGCAGCCAGCATTTGAATAGTTGTTCAATGTAGGGAGAGATAGGAATTTAATTTGGAGCATAGTTTTAATAAACTTCTTAATTCTTGTAACAATGTCATTTTATATCATTTTATGTCAGAGTATTATACTAATTCTTATTTTTGATGTATGTGGATTGCATTGGATGATACAAATATAACATTTTCTTTCTGGTTCATTTGCTGGGCTGCAAATTCTAACTTTGATCTCCTTTTGAAACATGCTGTAGAATCTGATGACGGTGGTACATTCATGGTTTACAACAGATGGGGTAGAGTTGGGGTGAAGGGTCAGGATAAGATACATGGTCCTTACACATCAATAGATAGTGCTATTCAGGAGTTTACGCAGAAATTCTATGCCAAAACTAGGAATGATTGGTTTAACAGGAAAGAGTTCATTAGCTACCCAAAATGTTATACTTGGCTGGAAATGGACTACAGCAAGAAGGAGAAAGAATCAGTTGTGAGTTGTTTCAACCCTAAATTTTGATTCTACTTTGTTTTAACAGCTGCATGCTTGAGATATTTGCATGTTTTGGAATTATTTTCTACAACTGAATACGTACTTCTAGGAAAagacaaacaaaagaaaaagggaaagaaaaggatAAACAAATGGATTAGAGGTGTGCGGGAGGAACTGGACATACCTGTTGGTACAAAGCCAAAGCTGTTGAATTCTCTTATCATATGAACTGTTGTGCAATTAATTTGTTTCCAGTTGCTTTGATGAAAAGAGATGCCCTTATTGCTGCTGTTGTTTCTCTTGACCAAACTCCAGTGTTTAAACTTAGGGCATGCTGTACTCTCCTGCTTCTCTGACACAATGTATTTCAGGTTCTGGAAAAGCCTAACTCTGCAGTCGAGCGTCGAGAAACACAACTCGAGCCTAGCATTGCAAAGTTTATTTCTCTTATTTGCAATATCAGCATGATGAGGCAGCAAATGATGGAAATAGGTTGGATAGTCCATCCATGCTTTTTCTACTGGTCATCAAGAAACAAATATGATAATCATTGAAAGTCATCTGGTTTTCTCTTTATTTACTTTGGTGTGCTTTATGGATTTATTCATTTACTTCATGCTATGTGTATCTTTTTCTCCAGGGTACAATGCTGAAAAGCTGCCACTTGGTAAACTTAGCAAATCAACTATTTTGAAGGTAAGTCTGTGCATTATATAAGTTCTCCTTTGGATAACAATTACACTGTGTGTTAATGGgttttgttttttagttttttgaaaGATTAGTCATACTTAAAAAATTTGTAGGCAATGGTAGTATGCTGTATCTTGGAAAATTTCTGCCAAGACCTCTTATGAATTGAAAGATGCAGATTTGGCATGGAATTTTATTCCAGCATACGGTTTAGTCATTGTATCAGTTTAGCTACTTTAGTGCAAATCTTGTGCTTGATGCAACTTTTTTGATTCTGTTTCCAGAGATCATCTTTAAACAAATATTGACTGCTCATATGGAAAAATGTGCAGCCCAGAGGGCTGTTATACAGACAGTAATCACGGAATCAAACTGTAGTTATTGAATAAAAAAACTATAGTATTCTCTTGTTTCAGATCTTAGGACTGTGAAGTCCTTCAGGTTCTATTGTAATGCAGATCATAATCATTTACCCTTTCTTTCATATATTCATCTGGCTTGCTGTACCTGTCCTCATCATGCTGTTGGTTTTAGTTGAACTTTTACTTGGATAATATGGTGTCTTCCTTGTTCCACTGTTAAGTTGAATGGCTGTTTTCTGCGGGTTTTTTCTTGGCTGGGGGGATCATATTTAGGGCTATGATGTCTTGAAGAGGATTGCTGATGTGATTGGACAGTCAAATCGGAAAAATCTTGAGCAATTAAGTGGGTAAGTGTTAGTTTATATTTGTAATTCTTGTTATGCCTCTTTCTTGCTGCTTTCAATTGTAAAATTTAAAGTTTAGCTATAAAGATGTCCTCTTATtgaaattatttcatttttgaaatgattttATATTGCAGAGAATTCTATACTGTCATTCCTCACGACTTTGGATTTAAAAAAATGCGTGCGTACGCTCCCTCTTTGTGTGTGTGCGCGCCGCGCGTACATGTGTTTGTGGTGGGTGGGTGGGTGGAagtgcatacatgcacatgcTTGTGCGTGGATGTTGCACTAGTGGGTTATTTACATTATTTAAacatttattttctaaaattttaaatgtGAACATTGGCAGGTGAATTTGTCATCGATACACCTCAGAAGTTGAAGCGCAAATTGGAAATGGTATTGTCTTTCTTACAGGATGTTAAATTGTTCTTATTGCAAATATTATGGTTGGAATGGTTGTCAAATTGGGATTCAAATGGTGAATCACAATTTGGGAATTGAGAATCGAGAATTGAATCATAACATATGTTATAAATTTCAAAACcaattctaaatgacatgcatatatatgTGAACTACAAGCAAAATACTGAACATAGTAAAATACATTTTATTttgacaattaaaaaaaaatcatatttcaatcgT includes:
- the LOC131155037 gene encoding poly [ADP-ribose] polymerase 2, with product MASKLKVDELRTELAQRGLSTSGTKSTLVRRLESALRKENKESTGAADGSVSKKREREYQDGDSNEPEKTKAIEKFRDMGVRQLREQATLRGISANGSKKELLQRLCDAPEKDSEDTHEVEEEKMEKVVTATKKGAAVLDQWLPDHMKAQYHVLQHLDEIYDATLNQTNVGDNNNKFYVIQVLESDDGGTFMVYNRWGRVGVKGQDKIHGPYTSIDSAIQEFTQKFYAKTRNDWFNRKEFISYPKCYTWLEMDYSKKEKESVVLEKPNSAVERRETQLEPSIAKFISLICNISMMRQQMMEIGYNAEKLPLGKLSKSTILKGYDVLKRIADVIGQSNRKNLEQLSGEFYTVIPHDFGFKKMREFVIDTPQKLKRKLEMVEALGEIEVATKLLEDDIGMQEDPLFSHYQRLHCQLTPLDADSEEFSMIARYMQNTHAKTHGNYTVDIDQIFRVSREGEIQRFEKFSSTKNRMLLWHGSRLTNWTGILSQGLRIAPPEAPVTGYMFGKGVYFADMFSKSANYCYSTSATRTGVLLLCEVALGDMAKLLTANYNADQLPEGKLSTKGVGSTAPDLSQAVTLEDGVIVPLGKPKEQLGSKGSLLYNEYIVYNVDQIRMRYVVQVTFNFKR